The Penaeus vannamei isolate JL-2024 chromosome 13, ASM4276789v1, whole genome shotgun sequence genome window below encodes:
- the wls gene encoding protein wntless isoform X3, with the protein MSFLSPSAPAPSSVMSMLGTKCIDKNYKNTQWYWSRGKQPCKSIGDFDSPIVEEQMISANHIIFSFQIPIPKDGYPLDYSRWQQNLIAMLHLDILYDDEDEVAPDAVMTLDARLGYSNRGDPEGQWTEYASSVEQRHLDCCIEQKKPGYMYNCSHVPLFELGSLHHDFYLLNVRLPVDMLDTSEKTGMNTKLGHINDMWVAFIHQNGGFTKVWVSLKTIFFPIIVAIMVWFWRRISQLSRPPALLEYMLMVLGAALTLLNCPLEYLTLAFDCPWMTVVSDIRQGLFYASLLSFWLIFAGEHLMDDIERNRIRVYWRHLSAVLGGCLCLFIFDMCERGVQLRNPFYSIWATEIGTNLALAFIILAGVCAGLYFCFLSYMIWKVFMNISSKRQSLPAMSSARRLHYEGIIYRFKVLMLATLLCAAMTVIGFILGQVSEGQWTWDENIKLEYTSGFFTGVYGMWNIYTFALICLYAPSHKRWPKDQNTQSSTGEEIEFSRLATEPSEMSSLTAFTKKSATD; encoded by the exons atgtcttttctctctccttcagcaCCTGCACCATCCTCTGTGATGTCCATGTTAGGCACAAAATGCATTGACAAGAACTACAAGAACACTCAGTGGTACTGGAGTCGCGGAAAGCAGCCATGCAAAAGCATTGGTGACTTCGACAGCCCCATCGTTGAGGAGCAGATGATCAGTGCCAATCACATCATCTTCAGTTTCCAG ATTCCTATTCCTAAGGATGGCTATCCCCTGGACTATTCCCGCTGGCAACAGAACCTAATTGCAATGCTGCATCTGGATATTCtctatgatgatgaggatgaagtgg CACCAGATGCCGTGATGACCCTAGATGCTCGCTTGGGCTACAGCAATCGGGGCGATCCAGAGGGACAGTGGACAGAATATGCCTCGTCTGTTGAGCAGCGGCATTTAGACTGTTGTATTGAACAGAAAAAGCCAGGTTACATGTATAATTGCTCGCATGTGCCGCTCTTTGAACTGGGATCTCTACACCATGACTTCTATCTCTTGAATGTCCGTCTGCCAGTGGACATGTTAGATACATCCGAAAAAACTGGTATGAACACAAAACTCGGCCACATCAATGACATGTGGGTTGCG ttCATCCACCAAAATGGAGGGTTCACCAAAGTGTGGGTGTCCCTCAAGACCATCTTCTTCCCGATTATCGTGGCCATCATGGTCTGGTTCTGGCGTCGCATCTCGCAGCTTTCCCGTCCACCAGCACTCTTAGAGTACATGCTGATGGTGCTCGGTGCTGCTCTCACACTACTGAATT GTCCACTGGAGTACCTGACCTTAGCATTCGACTGCCCGTGGATGACTGTGGTCAGTGACATCAGGCAGGGACTTTTCTATGCCTCCCTGCTCTCATTTTGGCTTATCTTTGCTGGTGAACATCTGATG GATGACATTGAGCGTAACCGCATTCGTGTCTATTGGCGTCACCTGAGTGCTGTCCTCGGAGGGTGTCTGTGTCTCTTCATCTTCGATATGTGTGAACGTGGAGTGCAGCTGCGCAATCCCTTCTATTCCATCTGGGCAACAGAAATTGGAACTAACTTGGCTCTGGCCTTTATTATCTTGGCAGGCGTTTGCGCTGGTCTCTACTTCTGCTTCCTCTCATACATGATATGGAAG GTGTTCATGAACATAAGCAGCAAACGCCAGTCACTCCCAGCGATGTCTTCAGCACGTCGGCTTCACTATGAAGGCATTATTTACCGTTTTAAGGTCTTGATGCTTGCAACTCTTCTGTGTGCAGCAATGACTGTGATTGGGTTTATCCTTGGACAG GTTTCGGAGGGACAGTGGACCTGGGACGAGAACATCAAGCTGGAATACACAAGTGGCTTCTTTACGGGGGTTTATGGCATGTGGAACATTTACACCTTCGCTCTCATTTGCCTCTATGCTCCTTCACACAAGCGCTGGCCAAAGGATCAAA
- the wls gene encoding protein wntless isoform X2: protein MSFLSPSAPAPSSVMSMLGTKCIDKNYKNTQWYWSRGKQPCKSIGDFDSPIVEEQMISANHIIFSFQIPIPKDGYPLDYSRWQQNLIAMLHLDILYDDEDEVAPDAVMTLDARLGYSNRGDPEGQWTEYASSVEQRHLDCCIEQKKPGYMYNCSHVPLFELGSLHHDFYLLNVRLPVDMLDTSEKTGMNTKLGHINDMWVAFIHQNGGFTKVWVSLKTIFFPIIVAIMVWFWRRISQLSRPPALLEYMLMVLGAALTLLNCPLEYLTLAFDCPWMTVVSDIRQGLFYASLLSFWLIFAGEHLMDDIERNRIRVYWRHLSAVLGGCLCLFIFDMCERGVQLRNPFYSIWATEIGTNLALAFIILAGVCAGLYFCFLSYMIWKVFMNISSKRQSLPAMSSARRLHYEGIIYRFKVLMLATLLCAAMTVIGFILGQVSEGQWTWDENIKLEYTSGFFTGVYGMWNIYTFALICLYAPSHKRWPKDQNWPISDSCDTQSSTGEEIEFSRLATEPSEMSSLTAFTKKSATD, encoded by the exons atgtcttttctctctccttcagcaCCTGCACCATCCTCTGTGATGTCCATGTTAGGCACAAAATGCATTGACAAGAACTACAAGAACACTCAGTGGTACTGGAGTCGCGGAAAGCAGCCATGCAAAAGCATTGGTGACTTCGACAGCCCCATCGTTGAGGAGCAGATGATCAGTGCCAATCACATCATCTTCAGTTTCCAG ATTCCTATTCCTAAGGATGGCTATCCCCTGGACTATTCCCGCTGGCAACAGAACCTAATTGCAATGCTGCATCTGGATATTCtctatgatgatgaggatgaagtgg CACCAGATGCCGTGATGACCCTAGATGCTCGCTTGGGCTACAGCAATCGGGGCGATCCAGAGGGACAGTGGACAGAATATGCCTCGTCTGTTGAGCAGCGGCATTTAGACTGTTGTATTGAACAGAAAAAGCCAGGTTACATGTATAATTGCTCGCATGTGCCGCTCTTTGAACTGGGATCTCTACACCATGACTTCTATCTCTTGAATGTCCGTCTGCCAGTGGACATGTTAGATACATCCGAAAAAACTGGTATGAACACAAAACTCGGCCACATCAATGACATGTGGGTTGCG ttCATCCACCAAAATGGAGGGTTCACCAAAGTGTGGGTGTCCCTCAAGACCATCTTCTTCCCGATTATCGTGGCCATCATGGTCTGGTTCTGGCGTCGCATCTCGCAGCTTTCCCGTCCACCAGCACTCTTAGAGTACATGCTGATGGTGCTCGGTGCTGCTCTCACACTACTGAATT GTCCACTGGAGTACCTGACCTTAGCATTCGACTGCCCGTGGATGACTGTGGTCAGTGACATCAGGCAGGGACTTTTCTATGCCTCCCTGCTCTCATTTTGGCTTATCTTTGCTGGTGAACATCTGATG GATGACATTGAGCGTAACCGCATTCGTGTCTATTGGCGTCACCTGAGTGCTGTCCTCGGAGGGTGTCTGTGTCTCTTCATCTTCGATATGTGTGAACGTGGAGTGCAGCTGCGCAATCCCTTCTATTCCATCTGGGCAACAGAAATTGGAACTAACTTGGCTCTGGCCTTTATTATCTTGGCAGGCGTTTGCGCTGGTCTCTACTTCTGCTTCCTCTCATACATGATATGGAAG GTGTTCATGAACATAAGCAGCAAACGCCAGTCACTCCCAGCGATGTCTTCAGCACGTCGGCTTCACTATGAAGGCATTATTTACCGTTTTAAGGTCTTGATGCTTGCAACTCTTCTGTGTGCAGCAATGACTGTGATTGGGTTTATCCTTGGACAG GTTTCGGAGGGACAGTGGACCTGGGACGAGAACATCAAGCTGGAATACACAAGTGGCTTCTTTACGGGGGTTTATGGCATGTGGAACATTTACACCTTCGCTCTCATTTGCCTCTATGCTCCTTCACACAAGCGCTGGCCAAAGGATCAAA ACTGGCCCATATCAGACTCCTGTG
- the wls gene encoding protein wntless isoform X1, whose translation MSFLSPSAPAPSSVMSMLGTKCIDKNYKNTQWYWSRGKQPCKSIGDFDSPIVEEQMISANHIIFSFQIPIPKDGYPLDYSRWQQNLIAMLHLDILYDDEDEVAPDAVMTLDARLGYSNRGDPEGQWTEYASSVEQRHLDCCIEQKKPGYMYNCSHVPLFELGSLHHDFYLLNVRLPVDMLDTSEKTGMNTKLGHINDMWVAFIHQNGGFTKVWVSLKTIFFPIIVAIMVWFWRRISQLSRPPALLEYMLMVLGAALTLLNCPLEYLTLAFDCPWMTVVSDIRQGLFYASLLSFWLIFAGEHLMDDIERNRIRVYWRHLSAVLGGCLCLFIFDMCERGVQLRNPFYSIWATEIGTNLALAFIILAGVCAGLYFCFLSYMIWKVFMNISSKRQSLPAMSSARRLHYEGIIYRFKVLMLATLLCAAMTVIGFILGQVSEGQWTWDENIKLEYTSGFFTGVYGMWNIYTFALICLYAPSHKRWPKDQNWPISDSCGLASIHGALLARDTQSSTGEEIEFSRLATEPSEMSSLTAFTKKSATD comes from the exons atgtcttttctctctccttcagcaCCTGCACCATCCTCTGTGATGTCCATGTTAGGCACAAAATGCATTGACAAGAACTACAAGAACACTCAGTGGTACTGGAGTCGCGGAAAGCAGCCATGCAAAAGCATTGGTGACTTCGACAGCCCCATCGTTGAGGAGCAGATGATCAGTGCCAATCACATCATCTTCAGTTTCCAG ATTCCTATTCCTAAGGATGGCTATCCCCTGGACTATTCCCGCTGGCAACAGAACCTAATTGCAATGCTGCATCTGGATATTCtctatgatgatgaggatgaagtgg CACCAGATGCCGTGATGACCCTAGATGCTCGCTTGGGCTACAGCAATCGGGGCGATCCAGAGGGACAGTGGACAGAATATGCCTCGTCTGTTGAGCAGCGGCATTTAGACTGTTGTATTGAACAGAAAAAGCCAGGTTACATGTATAATTGCTCGCATGTGCCGCTCTTTGAACTGGGATCTCTACACCATGACTTCTATCTCTTGAATGTCCGTCTGCCAGTGGACATGTTAGATACATCCGAAAAAACTGGTATGAACACAAAACTCGGCCACATCAATGACATGTGGGTTGCG ttCATCCACCAAAATGGAGGGTTCACCAAAGTGTGGGTGTCCCTCAAGACCATCTTCTTCCCGATTATCGTGGCCATCATGGTCTGGTTCTGGCGTCGCATCTCGCAGCTTTCCCGTCCACCAGCACTCTTAGAGTACATGCTGATGGTGCTCGGTGCTGCTCTCACACTACTGAATT GTCCACTGGAGTACCTGACCTTAGCATTCGACTGCCCGTGGATGACTGTGGTCAGTGACATCAGGCAGGGACTTTTCTATGCCTCCCTGCTCTCATTTTGGCTTATCTTTGCTGGTGAACATCTGATG GATGACATTGAGCGTAACCGCATTCGTGTCTATTGGCGTCACCTGAGTGCTGTCCTCGGAGGGTGTCTGTGTCTCTTCATCTTCGATATGTGTGAACGTGGAGTGCAGCTGCGCAATCCCTTCTATTCCATCTGGGCAACAGAAATTGGAACTAACTTGGCTCTGGCCTTTATTATCTTGGCAGGCGTTTGCGCTGGTCTCTACTTCTGCTTCCTCTCATACATGATATGGAAG GTGTTCATGAACATAAGCAGCAAACGCCAGTCACTCCCAGCGATGTCTTCAGCACGTCGGCTTCACTATGAAGGCATTATTTACCGTTTTAAGGTCTTGATGCTTGCAACTCTTCTGTGTGCAGCAATGACTGTGATTGGGTTTATCCTTGGACAG GTTTCGGAGGGACAGTGGACCTGGGACGAGAACATCAAGCTGGAATACACAAGTGGCTTCTTTACGGGGGTTTATGGCATGTGGAACATTTACACCTTCGCTCTCATTTGCCTCTATGCTCCTTCACACAAGCGCTGGCCAAAGGATCAAA ACTGGCCCATATCAGACTCCTGTG